The proteins below come from a single Staphylococcus sp. MI 10-1553 genomic window:
- a CDS encoding site-specific integrase translates to MTLEELKLLLKHVKGKKHLSYLCIFILIITGSRFRPVRELRYEHLDLENSTIFLDDRKNKYSQRKIKVPLDDLKYISEILEEHPKNQNGYIFHNKVNFISYKAVNDVLKNFCIKNKLQHYTLKSLRHTHCSYLLAQGMTIQYISKRVGHADIHTTLTIYSHLLKEYEDAEDESLIQHLQGLSDS, encoded by the coding sequence ATGACTTTAGAAGAATTAAAATTATTGTTAAAACATGTGAAAGGAAAAAAGCATCTCTCCTATTTATGTATTTTTATCCTCATTATCACAGGATCACGCTTTAGACCCGTGCGTGAATTACGATATGAACATCTTGATTTAGAAAATAGTACAATCTTTCTTGATGATAGAAAGAATAAGTACTCTCAACGTAAAATCAAAGTTCCGCTTGATGACTTGAAGTACATCTCCGAAATACTTGAAGAGCATCCCAAAAATCAAAATGGTTACATATTCCATAACAAAGTCAATTTTATATCTTATAAGGCAGTTAATGATGTACTAAAAAATTTCTGCATCAAAAATAAGTTACAGCATTATACGCTTAAATCATTAAGACATACACATTGTAGCTACTTGCTGGCACAAGGGATGACGATTCAATATATATCTAAAAGAGTTGGTCATGCGGATATACATACAACACTCACTATTTATTCACATCTATTAAAAGAATATGAAGATGCTGAAGATGAATCACTTATACAACACCTTCAAGGACTATCTGATAGTTAA